A DNA window from Branchiostoma lanceolatum isolate klBraLanc5 chromosome 17, klBraLanc5.hap2, whole genome shotgun sequence contains the following coding sequences:
- the LOC136422909 gene encoding monocarboxylate transporter 13-like isoform X4, protein MSSVDEPPDGGWGWMVVLSTFLVHVFAVGAFTSIGVFYAEFREVFKESAGSTSFISSVFIATMLMCSPIASALSNLTSCRAVAMAGGIISAVGLGVSFFAQNIVHLIITIGLITGFGMSLMYSPSMAMIGKYFHKRHATANGIAISGTGVSMLVLSPLFQLLIDEFRWNGALLIFGGMTLNGCVFGALLRPLHLKDAGKDKEAEDEEVADSSRTCKVIVPFCQKVLEMFDVTLLKTPPFLIYSLSLFLLMLGYSMIFVHLVAHAQALGVEKTQAAFLPSIMGIVAAVVRPINGWLSDRLPVRKLYYYMAGSIGLGICNIAIPHSRTYVALVVCMVFYGVTSGAFDPLIAVLARKYSGGFRVSGGLGWAFVFQGAAFLLGQPIAGWLYDATGNYDMSFYAAATFIFVSVAILLLLVPRKGGKWALESGKPAPYECDELIGLQARQLPADSVTTETLLTCELLTSV, encoded by the exons ATGTCGTCTGTGGATGAGCCGCCAGACGGAGGCTGGGGGTGGATGGTGGTGTTGAGCACATTTCTAGTACACGTCTTCGCTGTAGGAGCGTTCACGTCCATTGGAGTGTTCTACGCGGAGTTCCGAGAAGTTTTCAAAGAAAGCGCGGGAAGCACGTCCTTTATCAGCTCCGTCTTCATAGCTACTATGTTGATGTGCT CTCCCATCGCCAGTGCCCTGAGCAACCTGACCAGCTGCCGTGCCGTCGCCATGGCTGGAGGCATCATTTCTGCCGTGGGACTCGGGGTCAGCTTCTTTGCACAGAACATCGTACACCTGATCATCACCATTGGGCTGATAACAG GGTTCGGGATGTCTCTGATGTACTCCCCAAGTATGGCAATGATCGGGAAATACTTCCACAAGCGGCACGCCACAGCAAATGGGATCGCGATCAGTGGGACCGGGGTCAGTATGTTGGTCCTTTCGCCGCTCTTCCAGCTCCTTATCGATGAGTTCAGGTGGAATGGTGCTCTCCTGATTTTCGGCGGCATGACGCTCAATGGTTGCGTCTTCGGTGCCTTGCTGAGACCCTTACATCTTAAAGATGCTGGGAAAGACAAAGAAGCGGAAGACGAAGAGGTCGCAGATTCATCAAGAACGTGCAAAGTCATCGTTCCTTTCTGTCAAAAAGTTTTGGAAATGTTTGACGTCACTTTATTGAAAACCCCACCTTTCCTTATCTACAGCCTGTCCCTGTTCTTGTTAATGTTGGGTTATTCCATGATATTCGTGCACCTAGTAGCCCACGCCCAAGCTCTTGGAGTGGAGAAAACACAAGCCGCATTCCTCCCGTCCATTATGGGCATCGTCGCAGCTGTCGTAAGACCGATAAACGGGTGGCTGTCAGACAGACTGCCGGTCAGAAAACTGTACTATTACATGGCAGGTTCTATCGGTCTGGGAATATGCAATATCGCCATACCACACTCGCGGACATACGTGGCGCTCGTGGTGTGCATGGTGTTCTACGGAGTTACTTCTGGTGCTTTCGACCCACTGATTGCGGTCCTTGCACGGAAATACAGCGGCGGTTTTAGGGTTTCCGGCGGGCTTGGGTGGGCGTTCGTCTTCCAGGGTGCCGCATTTCTGCTGGGACAACCCATAGCAG GCTGGCTGTATGACGCAACCGGAAACTACGACATGTCCTTCTATGCAGCCGCGACCTTCATCTTCGTCTCCGTGGCCattctcctcctcctcgtgCCGAGGAAAGGGGGGAAATGGGCGCTGGAGTCCGGCAAGCCTGCTCCTTACGAGTGTGACGAGCTGATCGGACTTCAAGCTAGACAGCTACCTGCCGATAGTGTCACTACTGAAACCCTATTGACCTGTGAACTGTTGACCAGTGTGTAA
- the LOC136422909 gene encoding monocarboxylate transporter 13-like isoform X5, translating to MSSVDEPPDGGWGWMVVLSTFLVHVFAVGAFTSIGVFYAEFREVFKESAGSTSFISSVFIATMLMCSPIASALSNLTSCRAVAMAGGIISAVGLGVSFFAQNIVHLIITIGLITGFGMSLMYSPSMAMIGKYFHKRHATANGIAISGTGVSMLVLSPLFQLLIDEFRWNGALLIFGGMTLNGCVFGALLRPLHLKDAGKDKEAEDEEVADSSRTCKVIVPFCQKVLEMFDVTLLKTPPFLIYSLSLFLLMLGYSMIFVHLVAHAQALGVEKTQAAFLPSIMGIVAAVVRPINGWLSDRLPVRKLYYYMAGSIGLGICNIAIPHSRTYVALVVCMVFYGVTSGAFDPLIAVLARKYSGGFRVSGGLGWAFVFQGAAFLLGQPIAGWLYDATGNYDMSFYAAATFIFVSVVILLLLVPRKGRSWALESGEPAPDVPRDECDGVVGLQARQLPVTTEGQNNPVFQL from the exons ATGTCGTCTGTGGATGAGCCGCCAGACGGAGGCTGGGGGTGGATGGTGGTGTTGAGCACATTTCTAGTACACGTCTTCGCTGTAGGAGCGTTCACGTCCATTGGAGTGTTCTACGCGGAGTTCCGAGAAGTTTTCAAAGAAAGCGCGGGAAGCACGTCCTTTATCAGCTCCGTCTTCATAGCTACTATGTTGATGTGCT CTCCCATCGCCAGTGCCCTGAGCAACCTGACCAGCTGCCGTGCCGTCGCCATGGCTGGAGGCATCATTTCTGCCGTGGGACTCGGGGTCAGCTTCTTTGCACAGAACATCGTACACCTGATCATCACCATTGGGCTGATAACAG GGTTCGGGATGTCTCTGATGTACTCCCCAAGTATGGCAATGATCGGGAAATACTTCCACAAGCGGCACGCCACAGCAAATGGGATCGCGATCAGTGGGACCGGGGTCAGTATGTTGGTCCTTTCGCCGCTCTTCCAGCTCCTTATCGATGAGTTCAGGTGGAATGGTGCTCTCCTGATTTTCGGCGGCATGACGCTCAATGGTTGCGTCTTCGGTGCCTTGCTGAGACCCTTACATCTTAAAGATGCTGGGAAAGACAAAGAAGCGGAAGACGAAGAGGTCGCAGATTCATCAAGAACGTGCAAAGTCATCGTTCCTTTCTGTCAAAAAGTTTTGGAAATGTTTGACGTCACTTTATTGAAAACCCCACCTTTCCTTATCTACAGCCTGTCCCTGTTCTTGTTAATGTTGGGTTATTCCATGATATTCGTGCACCTAGTAGCCCACGCCCAAGCTCTTGGAGTGGAGAAAACACAAGCCGCATTCCTCCCGTCCATTATGGGCATCGTCGCAGCTGTCGTAAGACCGATAAACGGGTGGCTGTCAGACAGACTGCCGGTCAGAAAACTGTACTATTACATGGCAGGTTCTATCGGTCTGGGAATATGCAATATCGCCATACCACACTCGCGGACATACGTGGCGCTCGTGGTGTGCATGGTGTTCTACGGAGTTACTTCTGGTGCTTTCGACCCACTGATTGCGGTCCTTGCACGGAAATACAGCGGCGGTTTTAGGGTTTCCGGCGGGCTTGGGTGGGCGTTCGTCTTCCAGGGTGCCGCATTTCTGCTGGGACAACCCATAGCAG GTTGGCTGTATGATGCAACCGGAAACTACGACATGTCCTTCTATGCAGCTGCGACCTTCATCTTCGTCTCCGTGGTCattctcctcctcctcgtgCCGAGGAAAGGGAGAAGCTGGGCGCTGGAGTCCGGCGAGCCTGCTCCTGACGTCCCACGTGACGAGTGTGACGGGGTGGTGGGACTTCAAGCTAGACAACTACCTGTCACTACCGAAGGCCAAAATAACCCAGTTTTCCAACTTTAG
- the LOC136422909 gene encoding monocarboxylate transporter 13-like isoform X2, with protein sequence MSSVDEPPDGGWGWMVVLSTFLVHVFAVGAFTSIGVFYAEFREVFKESAGSTSFISSVFIATMLMCSPIASALSNLTSCRAVVMAGGIISAVGLGVSFFAQNIIQLIITIGLITGFGMSLMYSPSVAMIGKYFHKRHATANGIAVSGTGVSMLVISPLFQFLIDEFRWNGALLIFGGMALNGCVFGALLRPLDLKDAGKGEQAENEDEQDADSSKTCKAIVPFCQKVLEMFDVTLLKSRLFLVYSLSLIVLILGYSMIYVHLVAHAQALGVEKTQAAFLPSIMGIVEAVARPINGWLSDRVPVRKLYYYMAGCVGVVICNIAIPHSHTYAALVACMVFYGISSGTFYPLIAVLVRKYSGVSRISGGLGWAFAFQGVAYLLGPPIAGWLYDATGNYDMSFYAAATFIFVSVAILLLLVPRKGGKWALESGKPAPYECDELIGLQARQLPADSVTTETLLTCELLTSV encoded by the exons ATGTCGTCTGTGGATGAGCCGCCAGACGGAGGCTGGGGGTGGATGGTGGTGTTGAGCACATTTCTAGTACACGTCTTCGCTGTAGGAGCGTTCACGTCCATTGGAGTGTTCTACGCGGAGTTCCGAGAAGTTTTCAAAGAAAGCGCGGGAAGCACGTCCTTTATCAGCTCCGTCTTCATAGCTACTATGTTGATGTGCT CTCCCATCGCCAGTGCCCTAAGCAACCTGACCAGCTGTCGTGCCGTTGTCATGGCTGGAGGCATTATTTCTGCCGTGGGACTCGGGGTCAGCTTTTTCGCACAGAACATCATACAGCTGATCATCACCATTGGGTTGATAACAG GTTTTGGGATGTCTCTGATGTACTCACCAAGTGTGGCAATGATCGGGAAATACTTCCACAAGCGACACGCCACAGCCAATGGGATCGCGGTCAGTGGGACCGGAGTCAGTATGTTGGTCATTTCGCCGCTCTTCCAGTTCCTTATCGATGAGTTCAGGTGGAATGGTGCTCTCCTGATTTTCGGCGGCATGGCGCTCAATGGCTGCGTCTTCGGTGCCTTGCTGAGACCCTTAGATCTTAAAGATGCTGGGAAAGGCGAACAAGCCGAAAATGAAGACGAACAGGACGCAGATTCATCGAAAACGTGCAAAGCCATTGTGCCATTCTGTCAAAAAGTTTTAGAAATGTTTGACGTCACTTTATTAAAAAGCCGACTTTTTCTTGTCTACAGCCTGTCCCTGATCGTGTTAATTTTGGGCTATTCGATGATTTACGTGCACCTTGTAGCCCACGCCCAAGCTCTAGGAGTTGAGAAAACGCAAGCCGCATTCCTCCCGTCCATCATGGGCATCGTCGAAGCCGTTGCAAGACCGATAAACGGGTGGTTATCAGACAGAGTACCAGTCAGAAAATTGTACTATTACATGGCAGGTTGTGTCGGTGTGGTTATATGCAACATCGCCATACCACACTCGCACACATACGCGGCCCTCGTGGCGTGCATGGTGTTCTATGGGATTTCCTCCGGTACCTTCTACCCACTGATCGCGGTCCTTGTACGGAAATACAGCGGCGTTTCCAGGATTTCCGGCGGGCTGGGGTGGGCGTTCGCCTTCCAGGGTGTCGCCTATCTGCTGGGACCGCCCATAGCAG GCTGGCTGTATGACGCAACCGGAAACTACGACATGTCCTTCTATGCAGCCGCGACCTTCATCTTCGTCTCCGTGGCCattctcctcctcctcgtgCCGAGGAAAGGGGGGAAATGGGCGCTGGAGTCCGGCAAGCCTGCTCCTTACGAGTGTGACGAGCTGATCGGACTTCAAGCTAGACAGCTACCTGCCGATAGTGTCACTACTGAAACCCTATTGACCTGTGAACTGTTGACCAGTGTGTAA
- the LOC136422909 gene encoding monocarboxylate transporter 12-like isoform X1, whose translation MPLSRPSCSKSPTSDARSKDRNLRKMQSVNEPPDGGWGWMVVLSTFLVHVFALGAENCMGVFYAEFREVFQESAGSTSFVTSIFVATTMMCSPIASALSNLTSCRAVVMAGGIISAVGLGVSFFAQNIIQLIITIGLITGFGMSLMYSPSVAMIGKYFHKRHATANGIAVSGTGVSMLVISPLFQFLIDEFRWNGALLIFGGMALNGCVFGALLRPLDLKDAGKGEQAENEDEQDADSSKTCKAIVPFCQKVLEMFDVTLLKSRLFLVYSLSLIVLILGYSMIYVHLVAHAQALGVEKTQAAFLPSIMGIVEAVARPINGWLSDRVPVRKLYYYMAGCVGVVICNIAIPHSHTYAALVACMVFYGISSGTFYPLIAVLVRKYSGVSRISGGLGWAFAFQGVAYLLGPPIAGWLYDATGNYDMSFYAAATFIFVSVAILLLLVPRKGGKWALESGKPAPYECDELIGLQARQLPADSVTTETLLTCELLTSV comes from the exons ATGCCTTTGTCACGTCCAAGCTGCAGTAAATCACCAACGTCGGATGCTAG GAGCAAGGACAGAAACTTGAGAAAGATGCAGTCTGTGAATGAACCACCAGACGGCGGCTGGGGGTGGATGGTGGTGTTAAGCACATTCCTCGTACACGTCTTCGCTCTAGGAGCTGAGAATTGCATGGGAGTGTTCTACGCGGAGTTCCGAGAAGTTTTCCAAGAAAGCGCGGGAAGCACGTCCTTTGTCACTTCTATCTTCGTCGCTACTACAATGATGTGCT CTCCCATCGCCAGTGCCCTAAGCAACCTGACCAGCTGTCGTGCCGTTGTCATGGCTGGAGGCATTATTTCTGCCGTGGGACTCGGGGTCAGCTTTTTCGCACAGAACATCATACAGCTGATCATCACCATTGGGTTGATAACAG GTTTTGGGATGTCTCTGATGTACTCACCAAGTGTGGCAATGATCGGGAAATACTTCCACAAGCGACACGCCACAGCCAATGGGATCGCGGTCAGTGGGACCGGAGTCAGTATGTTGGTCATTTCGCCGCTCTTCCAGTTCCTTATCGATGAGTTCAGGTGGAATGGTGCTCTCCTGATTTTCGGCGGCATGGCGCTCAATGGCTGCGTCTTCGGTGCCTTGCTGAGACCCTTAGATCTTAAAGATGCTGGGAAAGGCGAACAAGCCGAAAATGAAGACGAACAGGACGCAGATTCATCGAAAACGTGCAAAGCCATTGTGCCATTCTGTCAAAAAGTTTTAGAAATGTTTGACGTCACTTTATTAAAAAGCCGACTTTTTCTTGTCTACAGCCTGTCCCTGATCGTGTTAATTTTGGGCTATTCGATGATTTACGTGCACCTTGTAGCCCACGCCCAAGCTCTAGGAGTTGAGAAAACGCAAGCCGCATTCCTCCCGTCCATCATGGGCATCGTCGAAGCCGTTGCAAGACCGATAAACGGGTGGTTATCAGACAGAGTACCAGTCAGAAAATTGTACTATTACATGGCAGGTTGTGTCGGTGTGGTTATATGCAACATCGCCATACCACACTCGCACACATACGCGGCCCTCGTGGCGTGCATGGTGTTCTATGGGATTTCCTCCGGTACCTTCTACCCACTGATCGCGGTCCTTGTACGGAAATACAGCGGCGTTTCCAGGATTTCCGGCGGGCTGGGGTGGGCGTTCGCCTTCCAGGGTGTCGCCTATCTGCTGGGACCGCCCATAGCAG GCTGGCTGTATGACGCAACCGGAAACTACGACATGTCCTTCTATGCAGCCGCGACCTTCATCTTCGTCTCCGTGGCCattctcctcctcctcgtgCCGAGGAAAGGGGGGAAATGGGCGCTGGAGTCCGGCAAGCCTGCTCCTTACGAGTGTGACGAGCTGATCGGACTTCAAGCTAGACAGCTACCTGCCGATAGTGTCACTACTGAAACCCTATTGACCTGTGAACTGTTGACCAGTGTGTAA
- the LOC136422909 gene encoding monocarboxylate transporter 12-like isoform X3 yields the protein MQSVNEPPDGGWGWMVVLSTFLVHVFALGAENCMGVFYAEFREVFQESAGSTSFVTSIFVATTMMCSPIASALSNLTSCRAVVMAGGIISAVGLGVSFFAQNIIQLIITIGLITGFGMSLMYSPSVAMIGKYFHKRHATANGIAVSGTGVSMLVISPLFQFLIDEFRWNGALLIFGGMALNGCVFGALLRPLDLKDAGKGEQAENEDEQDADSSKTCKAIVPFCQKVLEMFDVTLLKSRLFLVYSLSLIVLILGYSMIYVHLVAHAQALGVEKTQAAFLPSIMGIVEAVARPINGWLSDRVPVRKLYYYMAGCVGVVICNIAIPHSHTYAALVACMVFYGISSGTFYPLIAVLVRKYSGVSRISGGLGWAFAFQGVAYLLGPPIAGWLYDATGNYDMSFYAAATFIFVSVAILLLLVPRKGGKWALESGKPAPYECDELIGLQARQLPADSVTTETLLTCELLTSV from the exons ATGCAGTCTGTGAATGAACCACCAGACGGCGGCTGGGGGTGGATGGTGGTGTTAAGCACATTCCTCGTACACGTCTTCGCTCTAGGAGCTGAGAATTGCATGGGAGTGTTCTACGCGGAGTTCCGAGAAGTTTTCCAAGAAAGCGCGGGAAGCACGTCCTTTGTCACTTCTATCTTCGTCGCTACTACAATGATGTGCT CTCCCATCGCCAGTGCCCTAAGCAACCTGACCAGCTGTCGTGCCGTTGTCATGGCTGGAGGCATTATTTCTGCCGTGGGACTCGGGGTCAGCTTTTTCGCACAGAACATCATACAGCTGATCATCACCATTGGGTTGATAACAG GTTTTGGGATGTCTCTGATGTACTCACCAAGTGTGGCAATGATCGGGAAATACTTCCACAAGCGACACGCCACAGCCAATGGGATCGCGGTCAGTGGGACCGGAGTCAGTATGTTGGTCATTTCGCCGCTCTTCCAGTTCCTTATCGATGAGTTCAGGTGGAATGGTGCTCTCCTGATTTTCGGCGGCATGGCGCTCAATGGCTGCGTCTTCGGTGCCTTGCTGAGACCCTTAGATCTTAAAGATGCTGGGAAAGGCGAACAAGCCGAAAATGAAGACGAACAGGACGCAGATTCATCGAAAACGTGCAAAGCCATTGTGCCATTCTGTCAAAAAGTTTTAGAAATGTTTGACGTCACTTTATTAAAAAGCCGACTTTTTCTTGTCTACAGCCTGTCCCTGATCGTGTTAATTTTGGGCTATTCGATGATTTACGTGCACCTTGTAGCCCACGCCCAAGCTCTAGGAGTTGAGAAAACGCAAGCCGCATTCCTCCCGTCCATCATGGGCATCGTCGAAGCCGTTGCAAGACCGATAAACGGGTGGTTATCAGACAGAGTACCAGTCAGAAAATTGTACTATTACATGGCAGGTTGTGTCGGTGTGGTTATATGCAACATCGCCATACCACACTCGCACACATACGCGGCCCTCGTGGCGTGCATGGTGTTCTATGGGATTTCCTCCGGTACCTTCTACCCACTGATCGCGGTCCTTGTACGGAAATACAGCGGCGTTTCCAGGATTTCCGGCGGGCTGGGGTGGGCGTTCGCCTTCCAGGGTGTCGCCTATCTGCTGGGACCGCCCATAGCAG GCTGGCTGTATGACGCAACCGGAAACTACGACATGTCCTTCTATGCAGCCGCGACCTTCATCTTCGTCTCCGTGGCCattctcctcctcctcgtgCCGAGGAAAGGGGGGAAATGGGCGCTGGAGTCCGGCAAGCCTGCTCCTTACGAGTGTGACGAGCTGATCGGACTTCAAGCTAGACAGCTACCTGCCGATAGTGTCACTACTGAAACCCTATTGACCTGTGAACTGTTGACCAGTGTGTAA
- the LOC136422911 gene encoding monocarboxylate transporter 13-like, which translates to MQSVDEPPDGGWGWMVVLSSFLVHVFALGAYTSMGVFYAEFREVFHESAGNTSFISSVFTATVLMCSPIASALSNLTSCRAVAMAGGVISAVGLGVSFFAQNIVHLIITIGLITGFGMSLMYSPSLAMIGKYFHKRHATANGIAVSGTGVSMFVLSPLFQFLIDEFRWNGALLIFGGMTLNGCVFGALLRPLHLKDAGKDKETEDEKAADSSKTCKAIVPFCQKVLEMFDVTLLKSRPFLVYSLSLFLLMLGNSIIYVHLVAHAQALGVEKTQAAFLPSVMGIVEAVVRPLNGWLSDRVPVRKLYYYMAGCVGLGICNIAVPHSHTYAALVACMVFYGISSGTFYPLIAVLVRKYSGVSRISGGLGWAFVFQGAAFLLGQPIAGWLYDATGNYDMSFYAAATFIFISVVILLLLVPKKGGKWALESGKPAPYECDELIGLQARQLPADSVTTETLLTCELLTSV; encoded by the exons ATGCAGTCTGTGGATGAGCCACCAGACGGAGGCTGGGGGTGGATGGTGGTGCTGAGCTCATTCCTAGTTCACGTCTTCGCTCTAGGAGCGTACACGTCCATGGGAGTGTTCTACGCCGAGTTCCGAGAGGTTTTCCACGAAAGCGCGGGAAACACGTCCTTTATCAGCTCCGTCTTCACCGCTACTGTATTGATGTGCT CTCCCATTGCCAGTGCCCTGAGTAACCTGACCAGCTGCcgtgccgttgccatggcaggaGGCGTCATTTCTGCCGTGGGGCTCGGGGTCAGCTTCTTCGCACAGAACATCGTACACCTGATCATCACCATTGGGCTGATAACAG GGTTTGGGATGTCTCTGATGTACTCCCCAAGTCTGGCAATGATCGGGAAATACTTCCACAAACGGCACGCCACAGCAAATGGGATCGCGGTCAGTGGGACCGGGGTCAGCATGTTTGTCCTCTCGCCGCTCTTCCAGTTCCTTATCGATGAGTTCAGGTGGAATGGTGCACTCCTGATTTTCGGCGGCATGACGCTCAATGGTTGCGTCTTCGGTGCCTTGCTGAGACCCTTGCATCTTAAAGACGCTGGGAAAGACAAAGAAACCGAAGATGAAAAGGCTGCAGATTCATCGAAAACGTGCAAAGCCATCGTTCCATTCTGTCAAAAAGTTTTAGAAATGTTTGACGTGACATTATTGAAAAGCCGGCCTTTCCTTGTCTACAGCCTGTCCCTGTTCTTGTTAATGTTGGGCAATTCAATAATTTACGTACACCTGGTAGCTCACGCCCAAGCTCTAGGAGTGGAGAAAACACAAGCCGCATTCCTCCCGTCCGTTATGGGCATCGTCGAAGCCGTCGTAAGACCTTTAAACGGGTGGTTATCAGACAGAGTACCGGTCAGAAAACTGTACTATTACATGGCAGGTTGTGTCGGTCTGGGAATATGTAATATCGCCGTACCACACTCGCACACATACGCGGCCCTCGTGGCGTGCATGGTGTTCTATGGGATTTCCTCCGGCACCTTCTACCCACTGATCGCGGTCCTTGTACGGAAATACAGCGGCGTTTCCAGGATTTCCGGCGGGCTTGGTTGGGCGTTCGTCTTCCAGGGTGCCGCCTTTCTGCTGGGACAACCCATAGCAG GTTGGCTGTATGACGCAACCGGAAACTACGACATGTCCTTCTATGCAGCCGCGACCTTCATCTTTATCTCCGTGGTCattctcctcctcctcgtgCCGAAGAAAGGCGGGAAATGGGCGCTGGAGTCCGGCAAGCCTGCTCCTTACGAGTGTGACGAGCTGATCGGACTTCAAGCTAGACAGCTACCTGCCGATAGTGTCACTACTGAAACCCTATTGACCTGTGAACTGCTGACCAGTGTGTAA